In Athene noctua chromosome 7, bAthNoc1.hap1.1, whole genome shotgun sequence, the following proteins share a genomic window:
- the TSN gene encoding translin, protein MSVSDMFIALQGVLTADQDIREEIRKVVQALEQTAREILTLLQGVHQGAGFQDIPKKCQKAREHFSTVRTQLESLKTKFPADQYYRFHEHWRFVLQRLVFLAAFVVYLESETLVTREAVAEILGIEADRERGFHLDIEDYLSGVLTLASELARLAVNSVTAGDYSRPLRISTFINELDSGFRLLNLKNDSLRKRYDGLKYDVKKIEEVVYDLSIRGLNKEATVGAGEEK, encoded by the exons ATGTCGGTGAGCGACATGTTCATTGCCCTGCAGGGCGTCCTCACCGCCGACCAGGACATCCGTGAG GAGATCCGGAAGGTGGTGCAGGCGCTGGAGCAGACGGCCCGGGAGATCCTCACGCTGCTGCAGGGCGTGCACCAGGGAGCCGGCTTCCAGGACA TACCAAAGAAATGTCAGAAGGCTCGTGAACACTTTAGTACCGTGAGAACACAGCTGGAATCTCTGAAGACCAAGTTTCCTGCTGACCAGTATTACAG ATTTCATGAGCACTGGAGGTTTGTGCTTCAGCGGTTGGTGTTCTTGGCAGCATTTGTAGTCTACTTGGAGTCAGAAACGTTAGTGACCCGAGAAGCTGTTGCAGAAATACTTGGGA TTGAAGCTGATCGAGAGCGGGGCTTTCACCTGGACATCGAAGACTATCTTTCTGGTGTATTAACTCTCGCCAGTGAGCTG GCCAGGCTGGCAGTGAACAGCGTCACGGCTGGTGACTATTCTCGGCCTCTCCGCATCTCAACTTTTATCAACGAGCTGGATTCTGGCTTCCGTCTCCTCAACCTGAAGAATGACTCCCTGAGGAAACGTTACGATGGCCTGAAATACGATGTCAAGAAAATTGAGGAAGTGGTTTACGACTTGTCGATCAGAGGACTCAATAAGGAGGCAACAGTTGGTGCGGGTGAAGAGAAATGA
- the NIFK gene encoding MKI67 FHA domain-interacting nucleolar phosphoprotein, which translates to MAAAAEAVSAVTAPAPASAPFLALEPRLQREFQQKVQRVRNNRAAKEELTPGVVYVGHLPRGLCEPQIYAYFEQFGTVKRLRLSRSKKTGGSKGYAFIEFESDDVAKIVADTMNNYLFCERLLKCQFMSPERVHENLFKNCNRLFLKPSQPAVRRYNKIRSLVQKAKMTKRLLRKEKLLRKRLAAKGLDYDFPGFAAQELSIKGKKVKTSKKSKLNTSLSSQDPTPVCTPTMLERRKASQADDNAEDNEITLRLPPASVKNAVQRPKKQPRKSPNLKKQT; encoded by the exons ATGGCGGCGGCGGCTGAGGCCGTGTCGGCGGTGACCGCGCCCGCACCCGCCTCCGCGCCGTTCCTGGCCTTGGAGCCGCGGCTGCAGCGCGAGTTCCAGCAGAAGGTGCAGCGGGTCCGCAACAACCGGGCGGCCAAG GAGGAGCTGACGCCGGGCGTGGTGTATGTGGGGCACCTCCCGCGGGGGCTCTGCGAGCCGCAGATCTACGCTTACTTCGAGCAGTTCGGGACGGTGAAGCGGCTCCGGCTCTCGAGGAGCAAGAAG ACTGGAGGTAGCAAAGGCTATGCATTTATAGAGTTTGAGTCTGATGATGTGGCTAAGATTGTTGCAGACACAATGAACAACTACCTGTTTTGTGAAAGACTGCTGAAGT GTCAGTTCATGTCTCCTGAAAGGGTCCATGAAAACCTCTTCAAAAACTGTAACAGACTATTTCTGAAGCCTTCTCAGCCAGCTGTCAGGCGGTACAATAAGATACGTTCGCTTGTTCAGAAGGCAAAGATGACAAAGCGACTGCTGCGGAAGGAGAAACTTTTACGGAAGAGGCTGGCTGCAAAGGGCCTTGATTATGACTTCCCAGGATTT GCTGCACAGGAGCTTtccataaagggaaaaaaagttaaaacatccAAGAAGTCAAAACTGAACACTTCTTTGAGCAGCCAG GATCCTACTCCAGTCTGTACTCCAACAATGCTTGAGCGCCGGAAAGCTTCCCAGGCAGATGACAACGCAGAGGACAATGAAATAACTCTCAGACTGCCGCCTGCCAGCGTTAAGAATGCGGTGCAGAGACCAAAGAAGCAGCCAAGAAAAAGTCCAAACCTGAAGAAACAGACTTAA